The following nucleotide sequence is from Harmonia axyridis chromosome 5, icHarAxyr1.1, whole genome shotgun sequence.
AGTtcttttgatgacaatttcagcaatatgccataccttaagtaaaaactcaacggttcatgagttaatgagattcttatgaaaaaaaaaggtgtcgACAGggaatcacattttttttgttatttctgcagaaagtttttttcgaaaaaacctttttcatttttcgattctgcaagcACAtattattataagactgtttgcagtaTACAGGGAAATTcacgcgatggcctattaggagtttatggaaaactgatcaaaatttttttttgaaaatttacgtGTTTGGGTTTGAGATAATAATCttccccctaaaatattttcagatctctgcaacttccggttatactggagacagactactacttctttatttcaaatgacactcacccagtatattatttcatcattagttcttttgatgataatttcagcaatatgacaTTACttttgggtgaaaactcaacggttcattaGTTAATTggtttcttatgaaaaaaatggtagcgACGAttaatcacattttttttattatttctgcagaaagtttttctcgaaaaaaccttcttcatttttgattctATAAACacatagtattataagactgtttgcagtatacagggtgattcaccgcgatggtctattaggtgtgaaaaaaattttttgttgaaaatttgcgtgttggagtttgagacaattatcttcctcctaaaatattttcagatctctacaacttccggttatactgaaaacagactactacttccttatttcaaatggcactcaccctgtatacatcaTAAGAATTCATTTTTGATCAAATAATTGATGTGTACCTGACAAAACTTTGTCTCGATTGGTTAGTTTTTCGAAttcataattaatttcaattattgattttttagcACGGTTTACCTCTGTGCGAAGAAACATAATAAGCAAAAATTGgtaatgaaagaaataaaaaccaaTCTTCAAGGCGATGACTTGAAAGCTGCAAAGAATGAAATAGCTATTTTGAAATCTTTAAGACACCCAAACGTTATATTATATTACGATAGCTATTCAAAACGGAATGTGTTTTATATTATGATGGAATATGCTACAAAAGGAACTCTACATGATTATTTATACAAGCGGAAGAAGGATTTATCACCGCAGGTAAGCAACATTATGGATCATCGTTTTCAGATtcctttttttgtattattatctttgaaaaattaattatctataatatataaatctcaaattttcattttctctcTATTGCAAAATATATCAACAAATGAAAATCTTTTTGTAATAGAcgtcttctttttctttcttacAGTTTATGCCTATTTTCTATTTGTACCCACGTCGTATGCTATGCTGATAGTGATGTTGTCACTGCATCTTTTTCTCTCTGCCAATGCTTTTTATCCAAAATTGTGCTTTATCCTCCACTAGTTTAACAGTCTTTCTCCATCCTTAGGGCTTATCAACTAattccattcaattttttcccagtAAGTTTCCTTGATAAGAATTTATAGAGATAACAATCTCTACAGGTGAAGTTATAAAGCTTCCATTACTCTTCTTCGAAATGAATATGCAAATCATAAATTCTGAACCATTTTAATGTTTATTGAACGCATCCCTAAACAAACAACATTCTGTATataatcattttcatttatgaatAATCGAATTATAGGAGATTTTATATCTGGAACTGCATTATaagatgaataaagaaaaattattttgtttgttgCTATGCAAATGAATTATTAATTGTATTCGCTTCTTTATTCTCTATTTTTTCAGAGGGTTATGAATTACTTTTGTCAGATTATAATGGGTCTGgatcatattcatgaaaaaaaagttattcatcGGGATCTCAAatgtgaaaatatatttttgactGGAGGAAAAGCAGAAGTTGTGAAAATCGGAGATTTTGGAATTTCGACTTTATCAGTTAAGTAAGTTGAAACAAATTATCTTATTACGTCCGTTCTTCAAcaagttgaagaaattattcaacATCAATGATGACTAATCATAAGGTACATTACACCAATCCATGGCCCCCCCtaagattttgattgcctcatttttcagctgaacaccctcaatattactttcacaatccaaagggcatggaaaaaaggaaagcaatggattctcaacaattttccggttttcaatgacaatcatggacgccttatcgtttttgaaaaattttcattttgccccccctgagaaaaatttcttcgGGCGCCCATGCACCAATCCTTTTGGGTACATGGTACTCGTCTGTCTACGGTGATCTTATATTTCTGTACCTACAGATTCATGATTCATTTTTGGAAAGCACTTTATGTCATTCCACCTGCCAATGCTACCATTATCATAcacaatttcaaactttgatGATAGTAGTCTGTAGTCAAACAAACGTAGAATCAAAGATGAAGAAACAcgtgaaaatataattgaaaagaaaGTTCACGAGTTGAGACATATGATCTATTCAGGATCGTCTCTGTCAAGGTTATCTAAGGAACCTGAAAATATCGAGAATGAATTTCTGGCGTATAATAAAaagatcaaaaataaattaattaatggaATTAATGAACCCACTTACTAACACTATTGAGATTGTTCTTCCTATAACTGTGGAAGAAGGGAAAAAACCTGAAAATGGAAAAGATCTAGGTCCCAACCCGATAAAAACAGAGGAGACTTCTTGATACTAATCAAACAAGAAGAAGATATAAAATGGCTCACGAATGTGTTCAACAAGATTTATTCCTCTGAAGTAATATCTGATGCATGGCTCAAAACCACTTTCGTAACTCTTCCAAAGAAGTCAAACGCTTAAAATTTCGAAGAATTTCACACCATCAGTCTTGTCATTCATGTTCTTAAGCTTTTCCTGAAAATTATCCACAGAAGAACATTTAAAACTTGTGAAAATAATATAGGGTACACTCAGTTCGTAATGACTCAGTTTTCGTAATGACTCTCAAGATGCACTGTTCAGTATACAAGTTTTAATTCAACGTGCCAGAGACGTTAACCATGATATCTATGCCTGTTTCGTTGATAACCTGAAGGTGTTCGATCAATTCGAAGGATTAAGGTTTTGGAAGAGAATCATTGCCAAACTTTATTGGAGGCAAACCTCATCtgttaaaatagaatatgagtCTGGGATTGGAGTATTGTTATATACCTTATCTTTCATGTATCCCCAAAGAAAAGAGTCTAGAGGTATTTAATCAGAAAATCTCAGTGGCTAAATGTGATCACCTTTCGttacttgtgtggcacgtagtgcctatttgaaaataaatgttatccacctcaatatcttccaattatgtccataaaaaataattaatcatcCATTCACCATTACAATAGCACCAGCCTCATTCTATTATAAGTCAgctccaatcacaccaccagtcATAAAACCGCACCAAAAATCACACGTTGAGCATAGAGAGGCTCTTCAACGATGatttttggattttccgagactcaaatgcgacaattctgcttattaacgtaggcTTCGATGGTCTTCAAGGACCGAATCAGCTCGGAGATGATACACTTGCTTGACAAGGTTTTTCAAGGCAGCAGAATACATGTCTTCATCTGCTCTTATCCGTACAATATTGACTTTATAATCTTTAGAACTTTAATGCCCGTgtatattcatttgaaataagaagcaTAGCATTTCCTAGTCGTGATCACTTTCTGGAGCATATGAAATTTGTCTCCGGAATATGAATTAGTTATTGCTATGAAATATATCACGTTTCACATAATTTTCCAGGAATAATTTTGCGAAGACTGTTGTTGGAACTTGCAACTATTTAGCTCCTGAACTTTGTGAAGAGCAGCCTTATGACaataaagttgatatttggtcATTGGGATGTATTCTATATGAACTATGCATGAGAGAAAGGATGTTCGAAGGATCGGTAAGCATATGATAGATAATAACTGTTTATCTATAATTTTCTTATATTCAGCAGTAATGACACACCTCTGTTTTTACATCGTGGACTGTAGACTAATTGGTTTACTGTGTAAGCCATGACCTTACTCACTTGAATCATGACTCCGAGCAGATCACTAAATTTTCCGCTTACGTGTGAACTCGATAATACCAACCTCGGCGTCTAAACACTCTCAATAAGCCATTTTGAATGTGAAGTTGGAATTCAACTTGCAGTTCTTCAGAACTTCAGTACAAGTGAATGGCAAGGCCCACCCTGCTTTGTCTTAATAATctcaattttctttgaaggagtcTCTATTATTCCTCTCAGACATCGTCTAGATGAAATCGTGTTTCTGAACTTAAAATCACCATgtcaaatttattaaaggacGTTTTGTGTTCGTGTAGGCAGGTTGTAGGatgtataaaaaaatgaaatatggaaatattttgGAATCACATTGAAGGGTTATTTCGTTGGCTATTGCTATCTccgtttcatataattttgttaacaTTTTCATATCAGACAAAGATACATTGCTCCGATCAATCAAACACGTGAATAATGATGACACAGATTGATGTTTGAGAAATCTGTTACTCAATCGGAAATTTGGAAGCCAGACGTTTCTATCGCTTCGGAACCTTCTCCGATTAgcataatggactagttttcatttttttgttaaggattaattctaaaaatttgagtaaaatgaaacaaaaatgtggaagaatcattgaaatatctctagaaatgaaaaagttatgggacgttgaagttgcgcttggaagaataatttcatagtacgcagcgtctagtaTTTGACgacacgccacttacacgaggcgactggtattcgcagagtgcttacgaattcattggtgtacaatcacttgtgccgttcgtgtcgtgttttgttcgttacacgatggctgaaataaacaaaaatcctacaaatattgtattgtgcctatgtgtgcaagcacgacaattaaaaataaattgttttttcatgtaccaaatgacatgaatcaaaggaagaagtggtgcaaattaatgagacgtgacttaattggacctaaaactacttcatatgtgtgtgaagatcatcgttataagttgaaccatgatgaagcaaactcaaaagtagatacttacttgaaaagtttaacttcttttatttcagcactgacataagatggatttgaagaaaaaaactccatcactgcgaatatatctatcatattttaggcaaattgtcactttgtcctttcacgaagccttcttccattatggtgacataaaaacaaaactcgattTGAAAGTatactgtacaactacaaacggcgcgagagcctaggcgcggctaagtatttaaacgtaatttatggtgtagcgatcaaaggcaagtggcgtgacgtcacagacgagtcggagaccaaagacgttccgcgctaaaatacgtaaatttaatttttctatttctcagtcatttattgatggattttcaaaattttttcactgatttatcagttttgctctatattttaattctatcgtgtcaaatatagtattaccAACATCACTAAATTAGtccattgcaattttttttatgatcgaGCAATCCCAGCATATGTCGGTAACTCTGTCGGCTTTAGGAAATATTTTTGTAGGATGTGTTCAACCATGATACTTattacaaagaaataataaattatttttatatcttgGTGTTCAACTACTGAACTAGGTACTtcgtggcaataaaattcgaattttatggtAATCTTTGATAAGCAACCCCCAAGAAATTCTTTCGGTATTGAAGTTGCCGAAGGAAGCAATAAATGATGCTGGGTTTTAAATAATCAACGGAAATCCATTGAAGATATAATGTTCTTTCCATCGacaaactttctctgaattggTATTTGGGTCATAGGGTGactacaaaattattttgtcaatTGGAGATTGTTCATCATATTTCAgttcatcaaatttcaattagttGTTTCTTCATTCAAtagattcaataaatttctgcgcttttaattgaaatattcaaataaattaaaatatctaataGAAATTTGTCTATGTTTTCAGTTATCCGCAGTTATTAAATCGATTACTCAAGGTGTTATTAGAAAGGTGGATATATGCACTTATGGATCACAAATACAAGAAATAATAAGAAGCACAATGAAACTCAACCCTGCCGAAAGACCTGATACAAAAACATTGATGTGCTATCCAGATGTATTTCCCAGTATGTATGTTCTAGGGACCAATTTAGGCTGCATCTTCAGTTAGATTTTCGTTGattgtgaatgttttaatgaaattacttgactttgatgtttgatatttttattgaactaTGATTTACATTTTTAATGAGAATAAACTTAATGAGAACTAGACGTTTTCTTTGGAAATGTGCCAATTCACCAATATTTTAGgataaaattatttgaatcgTCGAAGAAAAATGTTCAGAATCCTCCGTGAAACTTGTTCATGTCCTATAAAGTGTCTGTAAATTACTTGCGTGAGCACTAGAAGTTTCAGTCGTTCAATCATTTTCCTCTCTGACTTTTCGATCCCAACAATTCGATAATGTTTTGCTGATTTGAACTGTCGGTAATCTTGCCGAATCTACAAGTGGATTGGTATATATAGAATGCGCAAGCGTCAATAATGTCATTTCACAGTTTTTGTTTCCAGATTGTGCACTCATTTCAATCTTAAACTCAGCTACCTTTTGGAGTTCGTGCAAATCCATTGATATCCGTACCAGCAGAGCAGTCACTTGGAGGTAGGGATGGGAATACCGGTTACTCACCAGTCGCGTTACATAAGCGACCGCTCCaaaataccgcgattttgtaaCTGTGGTTACAGGTAACAAAACAGTAGGCGATTGCAACTAAGTTGAGTACCAGCGACGGAGGAACGAAGGAAACGAGAACGTTGGGATACCTAGACTATTTGTGGACTGTCCTGTTGAaagataataatttattgttcaGTGAGTTTCTACGTAATTCTAGAAGAACGTATGCAagcataacaaaatcataaaaccataaaaattttttggtggctcagaataacaacaaaggttagaatcttcgaagggcacctcattaaaaacagatagTGTAAACTCCAGTGGAAATATACCATCATCGGATAATGTAGGTATTACGTGAAAGAAattatatctatgtttatctgGAATTTCATTGGCAAATTATCTGAATATTATAAACTGATAGATACTCATTTCAAGGTaaggttcaattgttgaaagtaaTCTCGAATTTACATTTGCTGCAACCaatttttatcgaagaaataatcaaaaaatataaaaaaaaacatcgaaaatattgaaaatcatgAATCGAATTGTTTTGTTCTAATTCTGAAAGATACTATAGGCACTAAAAACACAATGGCATATAACGgcagaaatgatttttttcggcaaccgtccgggaagtgctcacttcctggacgctttttctctgagaaagtagcatttcccggcctagtccggaaagtacgtacttcccggactaggccggaaaagaatcatagaatccatagcaaccgagataacggctgacagttcatatgaaattagttgtcaaaaatttgcatgttttttgatcgcaatcgcaataaaatatggaaagcagcagcaatagtgttattttacatggttgccgaaaaaatattgtacgcaacacgcccgaaaatggtttttttggactcacagacttccaggactcgcttacgctcgtcctggaattttgtctattcgtccaaaaaaaccctattttccggacttgttacgtaaattactattacgaaGTTACAGGTAAAAGTATTTCTCCTCATTGAACATGGCGCAAATGAacgtaaaaaattataaaagcacTCACAACAGGAGTTTTTGAGCGATCATAAATGAATTTAGTTTTGTGAAAGGCACTGGCGtactattttttttacaaatatgAAAGTCAATGCCAGTACGCACAACACTGTAGTTGCTGAAGACGTCACAGTATATGAACTATATAATATGGTTCCTATACTGTGAAGACGTGGTATTCAACGTGAAACCTTAATGGAATTCTTAAAGGAATTCATATTTACCAAACCTCGTTCAAATATCCCAAACCGTTTCGATGTTATTATTCGAAGTCCGGTGCCGGTACGCCGTAACTATCGTTACTTTGGAACCGGTTACTTTACGTTTGTAGAACGCGCGACTACGTTACTCAAAAATACCGttccaaaatcgcggtattAAAATACCGTCCCATCCCTACTAGGAGGGAGGCAGGGTTCCTAGGCTTTCGCCTCGGGTGCCAAAagtcaagggcggcatttcaagcttgaacAACAAAAACCACATGtgcagaaattcaaagtactgAATGAGGTTCAAATCGGTCAGatacaacaggaaggaataccgacaaatttaattgaCATCAAAGCTATCGAATTATGCataatactcataaatatccagatgtcgcgtaagcccctcatagtgctgtttacaaGTTTTTGACACTAAAAAAACAGATGCACTCATCAGCCTTGTAGGCGTTCGCTTTGCTAAACGTTGCTGAATTTTATTGCCTATTTGGGGCGActtctgaattatttttctcttcaattttccaaacagaatgttgattcctcagaatggaatgcaaaatatacgataaacgattccatttcaccatttccaacttatccttcttaagaaatataaggatttttttatttcatacctcattccactatattatataatatttctgcgattattgtttatgatacaataaactacattattattattattttttaatcgTTTTGTATGTGCAAAGTGGGTGTTCACATATCCTAAATTTTTCGATTTGCTTTTTGATTTCGGGACTAAGTTAAAAAAGGTAAGCTctataatgttttatttttcattcatcttTTCTGCTCTGGGAAATACCTAcggtttcaaaaaaaaatacaaaatatgaatatttcttcGATCCCATCCAACATGCGAATGAAATTTCTTGACAATTTGATGAAAACTTGAAATAGATAAACTTTTAGATTCATCTTCGAGATCCACAAACTAAAATGaccccgattatccaatattaatgttTTGCAGTCTGCAGAGTTaacttctgttagggcggcaaattggaactctgcctagggcggcagtttcgCAAGCGACGGCCCTGAAAACGCCCGTTCAATCGACGTATCCTTTCTAAAACCTCAAAAATTGACTGGCAATCCTAATTTCCGCCATTTAATCCTTTTCAGATAGGGATAAAGGAACCTATAACTCGTATATTCCAAACAGTAGGTTAGGTTTTGTGAGTAAGAATCTCATACTGTTCGACCTTTCACAAGGTAGTTCGTACAtgcttcaacaaaaaaattaccCCAATTTGTAGATTTGCTAAtccttatttcattttcaacgaTTAGTCAAAGAAGAAATCTcaattttccagaaacgaaaatctCTTGGATCAATTTGCGTTGAAGAATGTCCAATATCTGGGATTTgcggtgtttcgtcccgagaccgctggtggactcttcagttgggctatccagcgatatgtgcctaagacaccctctcacaccatcgtagAGAGgagactctgctgcaacgcggcgacCCTCATAAACCGGGGCCGCACTTGGGTGTGGCGCGACACTCATATCGCCACCTTTTGGGTAGACAGAGTCACTAAAGTcctattaaaatttcaattgggGAAATACGCAGCTAATCTGGAAATCTTTAAAAACATCATGTATTAGTGGGCGACTATTGACGATATATTCtaccccaaaaaaaaatgtttgtgagACCTCTAAATCGTTCCCAGATGCAACATTTGAGTAGCAGAAGAGGAATTCAATTTGTAGCATTTGTAGGGacattttttatcttttttataCAACTAGAAATTCGTAATATCCCAGCATGTCGGGGTTGTTATTTTTGAGATAAATTTTGTCAGTCACAAAACAAGATTATTGAATCAGTGTCCAGTTCTCCTCAAgtgatttaatattttttggaattttagaCCAACTACTACTCTCTGGTTCATGAAGAAAATTATATTAGACTGGTTTTTGAATTATCGAATGCTTCAGACAAAAAAATGCTATGTTCAGCGAAATCCTTAACACGTCTGCATTTGATATATCTCTTCCATACTCTGCGTTTGTGTCGTATCATACAACATAAATTGTTATCTCAGGCTTGGTCAGGTTAACCTTAACAAATTTAGATCTTCTGTTCTCTTGCCGACTCAATTACATTCTGATTTCCAAAATAAGACCTTCGCTGTATACTATGGAACTTTTCTCATTGACTTTCTTCTATTTTTTCCTTACAACAGTTTATCTAAATGGAGAATGTATAAAACGGTATCTTTTATTCCAAACTGATGTGATTCGAATTTTCAAATGGCAGTAGATGCTCAATATCTGCATGAAGGTCAAAATCCTTTGTCAAGAACAGATCGAGCGGGAGTATTTGATTAGGACGTAATCTTAATAGTGACATATTTTCCTCATATTGCCTCTTTTTGTCTCGAAAATTCACCCGATGAATCCAACAAATTAAGATCACAATTTGGGAGTTGCTGGTTTAAGTGATCTCCGCCACCGCTGTTTTTAGAGCAGCTGGAATTCTATAAAATTTCATATCGTCTCTTTATCCTAGCATGAAACAACCAACTACTGCACAAAATGCAAGCATTTTTACACGTAGGATATTAATTAAACAGGTTTTTCTATCATAATTCGAGGTACTGCCTGCTAAATGAACTTATGATTACCCCACGGGGCATTTAGACACAAGCGATATGGCGTCAGCTCAAAATGCCTATAGATTTTGATTTCAGAGAATAGATAGAAAAAAACAGTCCAtcgtatttcatttttattactctgagcacGAACCTGAATAACCATAGaacttgaaaaataatatgTCGTACTCAAGATGCGAACCATAGACTATTTAAACGGAGAATAGATGAGACACTAGTAGAACAAGCTTCAACGCCATCTGTTTTTGTGGAACATTACCAATTCGTGAAAAAAGCTCAATTGAAAAAGGAATCTGTATCGTAAAGCTGCCTCAAAAAGAATTCTGTAGTGCACCTTTTGAATAGGTAGGTACACCCATATACAAGAggcaaaaagttttttgaaattcaaattccaaaaggAAATCAGAAATGGATTCGTGCAAGTTATCGATGAGtgaggaaatttattttcatgaaaataatacctGCAACGAACTTTCATCTGATTTTCTTTTGGAATCGAGAAATGAGGATCAATAATCAAATTCTggatagaataaaaatttattaactgAAATATCACCAATTGAAAATAcagatttatttcataaatatctaatcaataaactaataattgcattgaaaacattctcaaaaactaaaaataatgaattcaataatacaaaatacaaaACTAAACTTATTCAATACATGAAAAATCCTAAATTCTTATAGGTAACAGAACTAATTAACTTATAATAgggaaataattaataatataaactatctagattctagaatataatataaaatttatgaaccaaaaataatcaattcatttcttcttcttccattttaaatatttttggaaagCCAAATTACAAACCGCATCGAAATTTTTGTGTCTGAGATCTGTACCCTTCAGAACTTTATTGacttttttaatataaaatataatgaagaaaataatagtttttttgatcagaaaattggaaaaagatACATGATTTCTgcagaaaattgtttcaatatttggaata
It contains:
- the LOC123680569 gene encoding serine/threonine-protein kinase Nek8-like; this encodes MPSEPAVDSKFYDVLHELGRGMFGTVYLCAKKHNKQKLVMKEIKTNLQGDDLKAAKNEIAILKSLRHPNVILYYDSYSKRNVFYIMMEYATKGTLHDYLYKRKKDLSPQRVMNYFCQIIMGLDHIHEKKVIHRDLKCENIFLTGGKAEVVKIGDFGISTLSVKNNFAKTVVGTCNYLAPELCEEQPYDNKVDIWSLGCILYELCMRERMFEGSLSAVIKSITQGVIRKVDICTYGSQIQEIIRSTMKLNPAERPDTKTLMCYPDVFPSMYVLGTNLGCIFS